The Christiangramia flava JLT2011 region GGCAAAAATGATGAATTGCAGGAGGTTTTGCTGGCGAGGCAGGAACACTGCAATATTGGCGCCGTCCTGCATCACCCAGACAGCCCAGAGCGTTCCGCTAACGATCCATTGAACGGCGGTCCAGACATTGCTAGCATTGCGGCTTTTAAAATATTTCCTGATGATATTATAGGAAAAATACCAGACGGCAAAAGACAGGATGAATGCCAGTACGTAACCCGATAAGCTTTTCCCGATCACCGATGTGATCCCGGAAGTATCAGCGCTAAATACACTTAAGATGAGGAAAGTAGTAGAAACTGGCATTCTTAAACGAGTAAGGATGAGCAGCACCAATGGGGCGATGATCTGAAAGAAACTGAACCGCTCCGGATGTGGATAATCTGAAGTCCCGTCAGGATTCAACAAACGCTGATAGGTTACATCCCCATCAAAATACACCCAGCTGAATGCCACCGTTGCTACGAAAATGCTTCCCACAAAAAGCCATAAGATCCACCATTTCTTGGCTTTATTACTTTCAATAAAAGTCCCGAGAGACTGAATACTGTCATTGGCTACGGTTGCGTAAGCCGCGAAGAAAAAGCCCAGCCACATGGCCCCACGCGGGTAACCGGTCATGATTCCTGCGAGAATGATTCCCACGATCACGATGGAAAGGAATGTTTTTTCTTTTACCAGGACGTCAAGGAGGTTCAGGTAGGGTCGGTCGCGGTTAATCCGCCTGAATTTTTTGGCCATGTATTTTAGCTATACAGTTAGGCGACTAAAATATACTTTTTCCCGCTTTTCACCATAATTTAAAAAATGGACAGGACGCGAGATAGTCGAAAATTGCCCAAAAAAGCCTAATTTAGGGCAAATTACCACTACATGAATTTCAGGCTTTCGATAGTTTGTTTTTTTATTTTTTCGGTGGTGTTCGCCCAGCAACCGGAAGAAAGAACCAGGCATTTTCATGATTCCATAGGTTTTGCCAAACACGCCTGGCAAATGGATAGTGTCTACGCCAGAATCGCTTCCGAAGATAAGATGCCCAACCACGAAATCTACAAAGCGGTGATCAACCCCCACGATGATTACACCTATGCCGGTGGTTTATATGCCAGGACGCTTTCCGGCATCCAGGCGTCAACCGTCATCCTGGTGGGCGTTGCACACAGAGCGAAAAATTACGACCTGGCAGACCAACTGATTTTTGGCGATTTTGATAATTGGGAAGCGCCCTACGGAAAAGTAAAAATTTCAGCCCTAAGGGAGAAGATCCTGAAAAACCTGGATCCAGAAGTCTATATCGTCCATGATTCGATGATGCAACTCGAGCATTCCCTGGAAGCCATAGTGCCGTTTCTTCAGAAAAAAGACAAGAATGTGGAAATCATTCCCGTTTTGGTACCCTACATGAAATTCAGCGATATGCAGCAATTTTCCGAAGAACTCGCCAGGGCGACGAAGGAAGTATTAATAACAGAGCAGCTGGAGTTTGGCCAGGATGTCGCCATCGTCATTTCCAACGACGCGATACATTACGGTAGTGAAGATTGGGGCGGCAGTGACCTGGCGCCTTTTGGGACCGACAGTATTGGCAATGCCAGGGCCCACCAGAAAGATGAAAAGATTATTGAAGAAACCCTAAAAGGAACACTTTCCGAAGAAAAAATTAAGCAGTTCAACCAGTACACGGTTGATGGAAATAATTATAAACAGTACGATTGGACCTGGTGCGGAAGGTACTCGGTCCCGTTTGGTTTATTATTTGCTAATAAACTGAACATGATGCTAAACCACCAGAACCTGAATGGCAGCCTGATTGGCTACCGTTCCAGCCTTTACAATGAACATATCCCGGTCACCGATCTAGGGATGGGAACCACCGCTCCCGCAAAACCAACACATTGGGTCGCTTATCTCGGAATGAGCTACCAGTAAACCTGCACTATGAAAAAACTACATATTCTACTTCTATTTTCCATCCTTCTGATTTCCTGCGACGATAACAGTCGTGGGGATTATGATTTGCTCATCACCAACGCGAATATCGTGGATGTGAAGAACAACCAGGTCATCAGGAACCAGATGATCGGGATCAAAGATGATACGATCGCTTACACCGGCCCCATGAGCGGTCGCGACAATTATGACTCTTCGGAAACGCTGGACGCACAGGGTAAATTCCTCATTCCTGGGTTGTGGGACATGCACGTTCATTTCCGCGGCGGAGAGCAACTTGCAAAAGAAAACAAGGATTTCCTAAAATTGTTCCTTTCCTACGGAATCACTACCGTTCGGGATGCCGGTGGAGATATTACACCACAGCTCCTGAGCTGGAAAAAAAATATTGAAAGCGGAAAACTGGAAGGCCCCAGAATTTTCACCTCCGGGCCGAAACTGGATGGGAAAGATCCTGCCTGGGAAGGTTCGATTTCAGTAGTCAGCGACCAGGATGTTCAGCAAGCTCTGGATTCGCTTCAGGATATGAAGGTAGATTTCGTAAAGATCTACGACGGAAGTATCACTCCTGAAAATTTTTACAAGATCATCCAGGAGGCTGAAAAACGCGGAATGAAAACCACAGGTCATATGCCGATGGATGCCAATTTCCTTACCGCAGTAGATTACGGTCTCGACGGGAGTGAACATATGTATTATATCATCAAAGCCTGCTCCCCGAAAGCTGACAGCCTGAGCAATCTTGGCCTGGGCTACGGAATGATGAACGACCTGGTAGATTCTTATGATGAGAACCTGGCCAATATGGTCTTTTCGAAACTGAAGGTTCAGAAAACCAGTATTACTCCTACCCTTCATATAGGCAAAGTACTTTCCGGGCTGGCCGATACCGATCATGGACAGGACAGTACCCTGGAACATATTGGCAGAGGCATCAGGAAGACATACCAGCGCAGGATAGATGCCGCAAAACAGGCAAAAGCCTCTGGCAATACCATGCGAAGCAAAGTCCAGGAACTCAGTGAAAAAATGATCGTCCCCATGTTCAATTCCGGAGTAAATATCGTCGCGGGATCAGACTGCGGCGCTTACAACTCCTTCGTGTATCCCGGCCAATCCCTGCACGCTGAATTAAAAGCCCTGGTTGATGCAGGTCTTACACCTGCCCAGGCTCTGCAAACTTCAGTCATCAACGGACCGAAATTCTTCGGTTTGGAAAAAGATTACGGCGCTATCGAAAAAGGAAAAATTGGAGATATCCTGATCCTGAATAAGAATCCGCTGGAAGATATTGAAAATACCAGTAGTATCATTTACGTGATCAAAAACGGAGAAACGATGAAACCTCGTGACCTGGCAGACTAGAAACGAAAAAAACCTTCAGTTTTTCTGAAGGTTTTTTGATGCTGTAAACTTCTAATTTCAGAGTTAGAAATCGAATTTATAGGTGGCTCCGGCAAGCACCTGCACTCCCTGAACATCATAATCCATCCATTTCTGATAATTATTGTTCAACAGGTTACTTCCCTTAAGAAATGCTGACAGGCGGTCGTTGAAGCGATAGCCCAGATGAGCATTCACATCAAAATAGCTGTCTAAGGTCACAGTCATTGGCGCCGAAGCGTCATTCACACTACTATACTGGTCCATTCGCTCGCCCACATAGAATAGATTGGCACCGGTATACCATTTATCAGTGATCTGATAATCGGCATTCAGGCTGGCCTTCATATTTGGCAAATTCCAGGCTTCGACCTGCTCATCAGTAGAATAATCAAAGAATTCCCCGCTTAGACCTAAACGGAAATCATTGTTTACATCCACGTTGATTTCGGCAAAAAATGACAGGGTTTTCACATCGTCATACACCACTCCAAAGCTGTTGCCATAAGTATAATCTTCCGCCGCAAGCGAAGAAGCATCATAATTTCTTCGGAAAAGTGGCTTATTGAATTCTGAATTATAGCTGGCTCTCAGGTTGTAGGAGAATGCGTTGCTCAGCTTCCCTTTACCGCCCAAATATCCGTTGTATTCATTATCAGTAGGCATGATATCCAGCGTTGGTGACACATATGGGTTTTCCTGAAACAGGTCGTAATAGCTGTTCTGGTTCAGCCCACCTTCCAGACCGGCATAAGCGGTGAAATAATCGCCAGCGAGTCGGTAACTCGCGGTAACCGCTGGATACAGGTAAAAGCTGTTATCGCTATTTTTCGTGTCCATTCCGTATACAAAAGAAACTCCCAGATTGATGCTCAAATCATCGCGTAAAATCAGTAAACTGGGAGTCGCAGAAAAATTCAGATAGGTATATTCATCACCGGGACTGGTAAAATACCCATCCTCAAAACTTCCGTTCAGGATATCGGCTCCGAGATCGATCGAGATCAGCTCTTCTGCAATTTCCAGCTCCAGATCAGTATTAGCTGTAAAACGCAGTTCGGAAGTAGCGTAGCTATCGCCGGTATAACGCAATTTCGCATCTGCCGATTTAAAGAAGGAGTCATACAAATCTATTTCGCCGCCTAAATAGGCTGAAAAAAGACTGTGGCCGGGATCGATCGCCAGTAATTGTGATTCGCTTAAACCGTTGTTTTCGGGAAGCCCATACCAGTTAAAAAGCTGGTGTTCGCCGCCAACTTCGGTCATCCACGAATAATCGCGATCCCGCATATTGTAACTCAAATTGAGCTCGGTATCATAGAATTTATTTTCGAGTTCCACGCCGTCAATGCCGCCCTGAGATGAATTGTGGTTCATGAATATCCCAAAATTGCTGCCGCGATCTATCTCGAGATTCGAGTAGAATTCGGCCAGGACATTCGAATAATTTCCGAAGCCAAGCGTGGCATAATTATCATACACTTTTGGTGGATGTTCGCGTTCAACGACCGTGGCACGTCCCTTTGCCGGAGTAAAAGTCGAAGCCACAGGCACCGAAAATATGGAATATTTCACCGGTTTTTTCTGAAGCGTGACCGAGTCACTGCGAGTAGGAGTTTCACGAATCTTGTTCGCATCTTTTACTGATGGCGTATACGGTTTGACCACTGTTACGGTCTCGCTGCCTATTGGATCCTGCGCGTAAAGAACTCCGCCGCAGATAGAAATGAATAGTAGGAGACTTTTCCTGATTGCTTTTGATCGCATATAGCTAAGAATCTAGTTGAGATTAAGTTTAGTTATTTGTTTCTACGGAAGAATTGGTCTTCGCTTCCTGGGTTTTGATTCGGGCCTGTTCTGCTTTCGCTTCGGCTACCACTTCCGGGTATTTCTGGAAGTTCTTGATCACGTTATCCAAAATATAAGTGGCCTGGTATGCGTCATCGAGCGCATAGAAATTCTTGGCCATCAGGACCAGTCCTTTCGCTCCCCAGAGCTTATAACCTGAAAAATCTTTTGCCAGGATCTGAACTGCTGCATTGGAAGCTTCATAATTGCGGTCCTTATTTTTGAAATAAGCATCGTAATACAGTGCTTCTGCCGCCAGTTCCCCTTTGGCCGTTTTCTGAACTTCCTTATAAGCCGAACGTGCCTTGCTTTCATTACCCGACTGGATTGCCGCTCTTGCCACCATCACCCGCGCATCATTTTTAGCCGCTTCTTCGGAAGCAGGGTTACTCAATACCTTCTCGGCATATTGATTGGCTTTCGCAAAATTGCCGGTTTCGTAATACGATTTCATCAAATTTGATTGAGCAAAAACCACATTTTGATCATTATCGGCCTGCTTTTCAAGTTTTTCCAGCAATGGCAAGGCTTCAGCATAATTCTTCTTCTCTAGGTATATTTCTGAAAGTCTGGCCAGCGACTGCTCACTGAACTCATTTTTCGGTTTGGTGGTCACATATTTATAATGTGGAATTGATTTATCCACTTTTCCGTCGCGGTAATACAACTGCGCCAGGTAGAAATTGGCATTAATGGAATGTATTCCATTCGGGAAATCCCGTACATATTTTTCAAAATTCGAAATTGCCTGCGCCGTATTGTCGTTCAAATATTGATTTTCCGCAGCCTCGTAAGTCGTGTTATCCAGGTCGGCATCGCTCACTTCCACAAAATCGATATTTCGAACCCAGCTTGCATACTCATCGGTACGACCAAGATCCACGTACACATTTCTCGCGGTGGAAACTGCCTGCTTGGCTTCCGGAGTATTTGGATATTCAGCTACTACTTTTCTTAAACGTTCCAAGGCTTTATTTCCCTCGTTCCCGTTATAATAGATCAATCCCTGTCTCAACATGGCCTTTGGTACCAAAGCACTTTCCGGCACATCGCGAATCAACCTGTTATAAGCCTGGATCGCCTGGGAAGTATTATTGTTCGCCACATAGGTGTTTCCCAGTTCGAACATCGCATCATCACGGTAAGAAGATCTTGGGTAGCGGTTTAGGAAGCTGTTCAGCTCTTCGATTTTGGTATCGTTCCTGCCCACAAATCCGTAGCTGATCGCCTTCTGAAAGGCTGCATAATCACCATTCGTCACCCCGTTGTCGATCGCCCTTTGGTAAGTTTCCATCGCCGGCCAGTACTGGCTGTTCACAAAATAGGTATCTCCCAAACGCAATAGTGCATCATTCTTTTTAGAGCCCTGAGCCTCTGCGCTGGAAGAATAAGATTTGAAATAATCAATGGCTTTTGCGTAATCATTCTTTTTGAAATACGCGTAACCAATATTGTAATCGAGGTCTTTATATTCATCGGTTCCTTTAGCAGCAGTCATTCCACGGAATTCCCGGTAGCCAAGGATCGCATCCTCCATACGGTTTACGTTGTATTCGCTTTCCGCCTTCCAGAAAGTTGCTTTGGCAGTAATTACCTGGTCCCGAGGTTCGCTCAAGGCCTTGTCAAAATTCTTGATCGCATCGTAATAATTTCCCTGCTCGTATAATTCCAGTCCGTAATAATAAGCCACTTTCTGGTAAGCTTGTTTATCGCTGAAATTTCGGTTATTCTCCAGTAACCTCATCGCCTCTTCATAATTCTTGGAAGTGATGAAAGAATCGATTAATAAACTCTCCATTTCCTGGCGATGTTCAGATTCAGGATACTTATTGATATAGGTCATCAAAACCTGCGACGGACTCTCGTACGAGTTCCCGATCTCATAACTCAGCTTGGCATAATTCAGCAAAGCATCCTGTTGAATTTTCACATCAAATTCCATTTCGCTGGCATTTTTAAAAGCATTCAGCGCCTGTTGCTTCTGGTCCAGGTTCAGGTAAGATTGAGCCAGGTGATAATAGGCATTTTGAGCGATCGCGTTTTGCCCGTCTATGATCTTGTTGAATTCATTGATCGCGGCTTCAAAATCGCCCTGCTTGTAATAAGCATATCCAAGCTGGTAATAATCGGTATTGTTCCATTTTCCGCGCATGCCGCCATATTCTTTTAAATACGGAATGGCCTGGTCATATTGTCCTAAATTGAAATAGCTTTCCCCGATGATCTTGTTCAGTTGGGATTTTTCCTGCGGATTGGACTTCGGAAGATTCTCCAGTCCCTGATCGATCGCTTTTTGGAAATTTCCTAGCTTGAAATTCATATCTGCCTGGAAATAGGAAAGGTCTTCAGAATAACGCTGATTTCCTTTCACTTCTTCAAAGTATTCATTCGCCGATTCATAATCGTCGCCTTCGTAAGCGATGTAGCCTAAATAATATTTTGCCTGCGCTCCATACTCTTTGGAATCACGAACCTTATTGAAATAAGTTTCCGCCTTTTCCTTATCATTCGAACGGAAATAAGCATACCCGTTATTGAAGTAGAAGCGTTCACGGTCCTTTCGGCTCATTGCCTTTTCGTCCACGCGGTCGTACCATCTCCGTGCAAGCGGATATTTTCCGGTTTTAAAATAATAATCGGCCACATCTAAATAAGCCGAATTGGTCTTGGTGCTGGTAGGATAACGGGTCACAAAATCTTCCATCAGGTCATCGGCCCCGGGCTGGTTCAGCCTTACTGCAGCATTGGCGATGTAATATGCACAGTCGCCTTTGATCTTTTCGTCTTCGGTATTGTCTTTCACCTTATCAAAAAGGTTCTGGGCAGCGAGGAACTGCTCATTATTGTACAATTCCAGCGCCCGGTTGAAGTCGACCAGCTCATGGGTATAAGCCGCCGATTGCTGTGCCAGTGCGGTAAACGAAAGAGAAATAAAAAAGACCAGCAGGTAAGCTTTCTTAATTGTCATTTATTGCGTTTTAGATTGGAATTCAAAGATAAATTAATGCGCTAACCTATAACGTGCATTAAGTTCTATAATTATGTTAACGAAGAAAAAAGTGTGCCAGGCATTTTTGAAATCTGTATTTTTGAAAATACCTTTACAATCCTAATCCAAAAATAATTCATGTCTCAACCTGTCCTGGAATTAAAGAACGCGGCGATCTACCAGCGTGAAAGTCTGATCTTATCTGAAGTTGATGTTACCGTAAATAAAGGTGATTTTGTATACCTTATCGGGAAGACGGGAACCGGGAAAAGCAGTTTCATGAAAACACTGTATGGCGACCTGCCGCTGAAAGAAGGAGAGGGCCATATTGTGGATTATAACCTCAGAACTTTAAAGGAAAAAGACATCCCGTTCTTACGTCGAAAATTGGGCGTGGTCTTCCAGGATTTTAAATTGCTCACAGACCGTACGGTGAAAGACAACCTGCTTTTTGTGCTGAAAGCTACCGGCTGGAAGAACAAAAGCGAGATGGATCATCGTATAGACGAGGTGCTGGACAAGGTTGGAATGAAAACCAAAGGTTTCAAATATCCTTACCAGCTTTCTGGTGGGGAACAGCAGCGTGTGGCCATAGCCCGCGCTCTACTGAACAAACCCGAACTCATTCTGGCTGATGAGCCTACCGGAAACCTAGATCCCCAAACTTCCGTGGAAGTGATGGAAGTGTTGCAGGAGATCAGTAAAAACGGAAATACCATTCTCATGGCCACCCATGATTACGCCCTGTTGCTGAAATACCCTTCAAAAACCCTGAAATGTGACGGGCAACGAGTATTTGAAGTCGTACAGAAATCGGTTTAATAGCATACTGCCCTGCCGGTTTCTATGGCGGGAAACTTTCTTTTTCCTAAATTGTGATCATCATCTACTGAATTTATGGAAATACTGGGAATAGACATCGGAGGTTCGAGCCTGAAAGGCGGACTGGTTAACATTAAAACCGGAGAAATTAACGGTGATACCCATCGCATCACTACCCCCAATTCCCGTAAACCCGAAGATATTGCTCAAAGCGTGGATGAAATGCTCGATCATTTCAATTATTCGGGATTGGTAGGCTGCGGTTTCCCAAGCATCATCAAGAATGGGGTGTGCAAGCATCCCGGCAATCTTCATGCAGACTGGGTGGGAGTTTCCGTAGATAAATTATTCCAGGAAGTCACCGGCCAGGCATTTACCATGCTCAACGATGCCGATGCCGCCGGAATTGCGGAAATGAGATTTGGTGCCGGGCAAAATGAAAAAGGCCTCGTGGTTACGATTACCGTGGGAACGGGCCTCGGAAGTGGCGCTTACCTCAATGGCGAGCTCATTCCGAATTTCGAACTGGGACAGATCCCCTACAAGGAATTCATCAAAATTGAAGACTGGGCGGCTTCCTCCATCAAGACTTCACAGAATCTCAGTTACGAGGAATGGGGAAAAAGGTTTGATACGTTTCTCAACTACATCCAGCGAATTATTTGTCCCGATCTCCTTATCATTGGCGGCGGAATTTCAAACGACTGGGACAAATTCGTACATTTTCTCAACCAGGACGTGCGAATGATCCCGGCAAAACTTCGGAATGATTCCGGAATTATCGGCGCTGCTGTAGCGGCTGCCGAAAAAGTGGAATATTGATAGATAGTACCAAAAAACGTGAACGGCCTGTGATATTTGAATTCCAGTGCTGATATTCTTGCTTTCGAAAGGATTTTAAATTGTCTTCCTGAAGTATGGCCTATTTTCAGGAATCTTTTTTTTGTTCATCTTTTACTATCTCCGGAAATGGAAGCTAGTGTACTTTTAAAGAAGATGACTTTATTTTGAACATTTCAGCTGTGGATTCGGTAATTATTGTATGAATAAATGTGTAAAAATTTTATTGCTTTTCCTGCTCCTCTCCAGCTGTTCCGTATTCAATAGAAAGCGATCGGTTTGTTTGAATGTGGTTGGATTACCTTCTGAAATAACCATCGAAAAGGAGAAGATTCAAAATCGGTCCCAAAACGGATGGCTGGAAGGTCTCGTTTTAAACCGGGAAGATTCGCTTCCGCTAGAAAATGCATCCATTAAAATTATTCAAGAAGAAGCGCTTTTGTACCAGCAAGCAACCGATTCGCTTGGAAGGTTTCAATTGGAAATTCCAGCGGGCACCTATCAAATTACAGTGTATAGAGACTTTTTCAGAATTGTAAAAGACAGCCTGCTTGTACTTGCCGGGCAAAAAATTCTAATCAGTGCATACCTTGGAAATGAAGATTTGGATATCTTCTACGAAACCCGCTCAGCCGGTTTATTGAAGAAGCAAATCAAACTGCAAAACCAGAAACGAAAAACACACTATTTCAGCAACTGATTTTCAGAAATTGTTATTCAGGATCAAGGCTACTTTAAGCTATTTCCGCTTCCAGGAAGGAAGAAAAATCTTTTAAATCGATTCCAAAACGAATTCCTAAGTGGTTTCCGGTTTTCTCTTGTTGATGAAAAGATAGTAAAAATTAACAGCCAGAATTGCCACGTTGGTGATAATGACCGGCCAGGAGCCCAATAATATTCCGTAGGCGATAAAAAAGCTGCAACCTACGCTGTTCACGTAACGCAGGGTGATGATGTTGCGCATAAAGAAAGAGATCATCACAAAAAACGAGGCGAGGTAGCCAATCCATTCAGTCAGAGTAATTCCTACAAATTCCATTCGGTAAAAATCATTAAAAAGCCCGCCCGAAGGCAGGCTTAGTCAGTATTATTTCAACAATGTTAGATCGCTTTGGATCTTTTTCTTTCGTTCTCTGTCAATAAAACCTTTCTTAGTCTCAGGTGGTTTGGAGTAACTTCCACATACTCATCTTTCTGAATATATTCCAAAGCTTCTTCCAGAGAAAACTTGATCGCCGGAACGATCTTCGCTTTTTCATCGGCTCCTGAAGAACGTACGTTCGAAAGTTTTTTCGTTTTCGTGATATTCACCACCATATCATCCTGGCGTGAGTTCTCACCGATAACCTGCCCTTCGTAAATATCCTCTCCCGGATCCACGAAGAATCTTCCACGGTCCTGAAGTTTATCGATAGAATAAGGAATTGCCTTACCTTTTTCCATAGAAACCAAAGAACCATTCTGGCGCTCCGGAATTCCACCTTTGATTGGCTGGTATTCTTTATATCGGTGAGCCATGATCGCTTCACCGGCAGTAGCCGTAAGCAACTGGTTTCTCAAACCAATGATTCCTCTTGAAGGAATGATGAACTGGATATTCATACGATCACCGCGAGCTTCCATACTCAACATCTCCCCTTTTCTCATGGTCACCATTTCCACGGCCTTACCAGAAACATCTTCCGGAAGATCGATCGTAAGCTCTTCAACCGGCTCACATTTCACTCCGTCAATTTCCTTAATGATCACCTGAGGCTGACCGATCTGCAATTCATAACCTTCACGACGCATAGTTTCGATCAAAACAGATAAATGCAGTACCCCACGGCCATAAACCATGAATTTATCGGCGCTATCGGTTTCCTCCACTCTAAGAGCCAGGTTTTTCTCCAATTCCTTGATCAAACGTTCCTTTATGTGACGGGAAGTCACGAATTTTCCGTCTTTTCCGAAGAAAGGAGAATCGTTAATCGTGAAAAGCATACTCATCGTAGGCTCATCGATCGCGATGGTCTTCAATCCTTCAGGGTTTTCGATATCGGCCACAGTATCACCAATTTCGAATCCTTCCAGACCAACGATCGCACAGATATCACCGGCTTCCACCTGCTCAACCTTACGGCGACCAAGACCTTCAAAAATATGTAGTTCTTTAATTTTAGATTTCTTGATGCTACCATCACGTTTCACCAAAGAAACCTGCTGGTTTTCCTTAAGGATACCTCTTTGCAGTCTACCAATCGCGATACGACCGGTAAAAGAAGAGAAATCCAGGGAAGTGATCAACATCTGCGGTGTTCCGTCTTTAGAAACTTTTGGCTCAGGGATGTGTTCCAAAACCATATCCAGAAGCGGCTCAATATTTTCAGTCTGATCCTGCCAGTCTTCGCTCATCCAGTTGTTTTTTGCCGAACCATAAACGGTTGGGAAATCCAGCTGCCACTCTTCTGCACCCAGTTCGAACATGAGGTCAAAAACCTTTTCATGAACCTCGTCTGGAGTACAGTTTTCCTTATCAACTTTATTGATCACCACACATGGCTTCAATCCAAGATCGATCGCCTTCTGCAATACGAAACGCGTTTGAGGCATAGGCCCTTCAAAAGCATCAACCAAAAGAAGCACACCATCTGCCATATTCAATACACGCTCTACCTCACCACCAAAATCGGCGTGACCAGGAGTATCGATAATATTGATCTTCGTGTCTTTATACGTAACCGAAACGTTCTTGGAAGTAATGGTAATACCTCTTTCGCGTTCCAGGTCATTGTTATCAAGAATAAGTTCTCCGGTACTTTCGTTATCGCGGAAAAGCTGACAGTGGTACATAATCTTATCAACCAGGGTAGTTTTCCCGTGGTCAACGTGTGCAATAATTGCGATGTTTCTAATAGATGACATATAGCCCATTTTTTCAGGCTGCAAATGTACAGCTATTTTTTGCTATTCCATCTATTTCTGAAATTATATTTAATCAATTGATTTAAAACTACTTAAGATTTAAAATTTTCAGAAAGAAGAGTACCAGATAGACCACCGCAGCCAAAAGCAGGACATAAATCTGCCAGCCAATGCCCGCGCGCCAGTATAGAAATAGCGCTAAAGCAATGACCATGAAGAAACTAACCAGGTAAAAAGAAGCCTTATTACTGCTCATCTGCCGAAGGCCCGTAGGATGATGGCACCGAAATATCCAACAACCTGAAATATACCCCCAGCTGAGCACGATGGTGCGGGAACTGGTTCATCACAACCGTTTGCAAAGTTTGCAGCTTGGGCATTTCAAAAACAGTCTCCTCACCCTTGGTCATTTTC contains the following coding sequences:
- a CDS encoding cell division ATP-binding protein FtsE; its protein translation is MSQPVLELKNAAIYQRESLILSEVDVTVNKGDFVYLIGKTGTGKSSFMKTLYGDLPLKEGEGHIVDYNLRTLKEKDIPFLRRKLGVVFQDFKLLTDRTVKDNLLFVLKATGWKNKSEMDHRIDEVLDKVGMKTKGFKYPYQLSGGEQQRVAIARALLNKPELILADEPTGNLDPQTSVEVMEVLQEISKNGNTILMATHDYALLLKYPSKTLKCDGQRVFEVVQKSV
- a CDS encoding TonB-dependent receptor, with product MRSKAIRKSLLLFISICGGVLYAQDPIGSETVTVVKPYTPSVKDANKIRETPTRSDSVTLQKKPVKYSIFSVPVASTFTPAKGRATVVEREHPPKVYDNYATLGFGNYSNVLAEFYSNLEIDRGSNFGIFMNHNSSQGGIDGVELENKFYDTELNLSYNMRDRDYSWMTEVGGEHQLFNWYGLPENNGLSESQLLAIDPGHSLFSAYLGGEIDLYDSFFKSADAKLRYTGDSYATSELRFTANTDLELEIAEELISIDLGADILNGSFEDGYFTSPGDEYTYLNFSATPSLLILRDDLSINLGVSFVYGMDTKNSDNSFYLYPAVTASYRLAGDYFTAYAGLEGGLNQNSYYDLFQENPYVSPTLDIMPTDNEYNGYLGGKGKLSNAFSYNLRASYNSEFNKPLFRRNYDASSLAAEDYTYGNSFGVVYDDVKTLSFFAEINVDVNNDFRLGLSGEFFDYSTDEQVEAWNLPNMKASLNADYQITDKWYTGANLFYVGERMDQYSSVNDASAPMTVTLDSYFDVNAHLGYRFNDRLSAFLKGSNLLNNNYQKWMDYDVQGVQVLAGATYKFDF
- a CDS encoding amidohydrolase family protein, translated to MKKLHILLLFSILLISCDDNSRGDYDLLITNANIVDVKNNQVIRNQMIGIKDDTIAYTGPMSGRDNYDSSETLDAQGKFLIPGLWDMHVHFRGGEQLAKENKDFLKLFLSYGITTVRDAGGDITPQLLSWKKNIESGKLEGPRIFTSGPKLDGKDPAWEGSISVVSDQDVQQALDSLQDMKVDFVKIYDGSITPENFYKIIQEAEKRGMKTTGHMPMDANFLTAVDYGLDGSEHMYYIIKACSPKADSLSNLGLGYGMMNDLVDSYDENLANMVFSKLKVQKTSITPTLHIGKVLSGLADTDHGQDSTLEHIGRGIRKTYQRRIDAAKQAKASGNTMRSKVQELSEKMIVPMFNSGVNIVAGSDCGAYNSFVYPGQSLHAELKALVDAGLTPAQALQTSVINGPKFFGLEKDYGAIEKGKIGDILILNKNPLEDIENTSSIIYVIKNGETMKPRDLAD
- the amrB gene encoding AmmeMemoRadiSam system protein B — protein: MNFRLSIVCFFIFSVVFAQQPEERTRHFHDSIGFAKHAWQMDSVYARIASEDKMPNHEIYKAVINPHDDYTYAGGLYARTLSGIQASTVILVGVAHRAKNYDLADQLIFGDFDNWEAPYGKVKISALREKILKNLDPEVYIVHDSMMQLEHSLEAIVPFLQKKDKNVEIIPVLVPYMKFSDMQQFSEELARATKEVLITEQLEFGQDVAIVISNDAIHYGSEDWGGSDLAPFGTDSIGNARAHQKDEKIIEETLKGTLSEEKIKQFNQYTVDGNNYKQYDWTWCGRYSVPFGLLFANKLNMMLNHQNLNGSLIGYRSSLYNEHIPVTDLGMGTTAPAKPTHWVAYLGMSYQ
- a CDS encoding tetratricopeptide repeat protein is translated as MTIKKAYLLVFFISLSFTALAQQSAAYTHELVDFNRALELYNNEQFLAAQNLFDKVKDNTEDEKIKGDCAYYIANAAVRLNQPGADDLMEDFVTRYPTSTKTNSAYLDVADYYFKTGKYPLARRWYDRVDEKAMSRKDRERFYFNNGYAYFRSNDKEKAETYFNKVRDSKEYGAQAKYYLGYIAYEGDDYESANEYFEEVKGNQRYSEDLSYFQADMNFKLGNFQKAIDQGLENLPKSNPQEKSQLNKIIGESYFNLGQYDQAIPYLKEYGGMRGKWNNTDYYQLGYAYYKQGDFEAAINEFNKIIDGQNAIAQNAYYHLAQSYLNLDQKQQALNAFKNASEMEFDVKIQQDALLNYAKLSYEIGNSYESPSQVLMTYINKYPESEHRQEMESLLIDSFITSKNYEEAMRLLENNRNFSDKQAYQKVAYYYGLELYEQGNYYDAIKNFDKALSEPRDQVITAKATFWKAESEYNVNRMEDAILGYREFRGMTAAKGTDEYKDLDYNIGYAYFKKNDYAKAIDYFKSYSSSAEAQGSKKNDALLRLGDTYFVNSQYWPAMETYQRAIDNGVTNGDYAAFQKAISYGFVGRNDTKIEELNSFLNRYPRSSYRDDAMFELGNTYVANNNTSQAIQAYNRLIRDVPESALVPKAMLRQGLIYYNGNEGNKALERLRKVVAEYPNTPEAKQAVSTARNVYVDLGRTDEYASWVRNIDFVEVSDADLDNTTYEAAENQYLNDNTAQAISNFEKYVRDFPNGIHSINANFYLAQLYYRDGKVDKSIPHYKYVTTKPKNEFSEQSLARLSEIYLEKKNYAEALPLLEKLEKQADNDQNVVFAQSNLMKSYYETGNFAKANQYAEKVLSNPASEEAAKNDARVMVARAAIQSGNESKARSAYKEVQKTAKGELAAEALYYDAYFKNKDRNYEASNAAVQILAKDFSGYKLWGAKGLVLMAKNFYALDDAYQATYILDNVIKNFQKYPEVVAEAKAEQARIKTQEAKTNSSVETNN